A genomic segment from uncultured Marinifilum sp. encodes:
- a CDS encoding outer membrane lipoprotein carrier protein LolA produces the protein MKNIFCLILIGIISLSLSAQDNKAKSILDKVSAKNKEYKSIKAEFTFSMDNEEEDIHEISEGNIILKGNKYRLKLMGVDTYFDGTTMYSHIIDAEEVNITEPEEDEDEALNPAKIFSIYETGFTYKYVNEEKTNTETIHVIDLFPIDTDRGFSYIRLKINSKTNQISSLKSVGVDGNDVSIVLKNLTPNIQFSDSDFVFNTEENPDIEINDMR, from the coding sequence TAATCGGAATAATAAGTTTGAGTCTGTCTGCTCAAGATAATAAGGCAAAATCGATCTTAGATAAAGTATCGGCTAAAAATAAAGAATACAAAAGTATAAAGGCTGAATTTACTTTTTCGATGGACAATGAAGAAGAAGATATTCATGAAATTTCGGAAGGAAATATCATATTAAAAGGCAATAAATACCGTTTAAAATTAATGGGTGTTGATACCTATTTCGATGGTACAACAATGTATTCGCATATTATAGATGCCGAAGAAGTAAACATTACAGAACCAGAAGAAGATGAAGACGAAGCATTAAATCCGGCAAAAATATTTTCAATTTACGAAACAGGCTTTACCTATAAATATGTAAACGAAGAAAAAACAAATACCGAAACTATTCATGTTATCGATTTATTTCCTATCGACACCGATAGAGGTTTTTCATACATTAGATTAAAAATTAACAGTAAAACCAATCAGATTAGCTCACTTAAATCAGTAGGCGTTGACGGAAATGATGTTAGTATTGTTCTGAAAAATTTAACTCCTAACATTCAATTTTCCGATTCTGATTTCGTTTTTAATACCGAAGAGAATCCAGATATTGAAATTAATGATATGAGATAA
- a CDS encoding DUF4105 domain-containing protein, with amino-acid sequence MKRNKSFRYYIILLIITLTSFSNSFARELSDQSEVSLLTCSPGEELYSLFGHSGLRFKDPKNNMDIVFNYGTFDFNTPNFYVKFARGKLKYKLAAADFERYKKAYIYEKRGIIEQKLNLDLASKRKLFAAILENYKPENRFYHYDFLFDNCSTRIRDIIEKNTSGKITYPANKNTPKTFWNLLDHFMQKSRWIYLGIHLILGTPCDVEATPYEYMFLPDNMMYAFAEAQIINKDSAVPLVSSTNTILKETLILETTVWYQRPIFIFGVIAILGLIASLFYYRKKKNLFVIDYLLYGASGLLGWIIIFLWFFTDHQATGPNLNILWAIPIHFPLTLIFLARKSIYSYYYFLIMSILLLIVIGCWYFIPQSLPNAILPFVVLLLIRSLYISKKLKIKLAK; translated from the coding sequence ATGAAAAGAAATAAATCCTTTCGATACTACATTATATTACTGATTATTACACTTACTTCTTTTTCTAATTCTTTTGCACGGGAATTATCAGATCAGTCGGAAGTTAGCCTGTTAACCTGCTCGCCAGGTGAAGAACTGTATTCCTTATTTGGGCATTCGGGCTTGCGTTTTAAAGATCCGAAAAACAATATGGATATTGTTTTTAATTATGGAACTTTCGACTTTAACACTCCAAACTTTTACGTAAAATTTGCTCGTGGAAAATTAAAATACAAACTCGCTGCAGCTGATTTTGAAAGATATAAAAAAGCATATATTTATGAAAAAAGAGGAATAATTGAACAAAAACTAAATCTCGATTTAGCTAGTAAAAGAAAACTATTCGCAGCTATTCTCGAAAATTACAAACCCGAAAACCGCTTTTATCATTACGATTTTTTATTTGACAACTGCTCCACTCGAATCCGCGATATAATAGAAAAAAACACTAGTGGAAAAATAACATACCCAGCAAACAAAAACACCCCTAAAACTTTCTGGAATTTATTGGATCATTTCATGCAGAAAAGCCGATGGATATATTTAGGAATTCATTTAATTTTGGGTACTCCATGCGATGTTGAAGCAACTCCTTATGAATATATGTTCCTGCCAGACAATATGATGTATGCCTTTGCCGAAGCACAAATTATAAATAAAGACTCTGCTGTTCCCTTAGTTTCTTCCACAAACACAATACTAAAAGAAACTTTAATTTTAGAAACTACTGTTTGGTATCAAAGACCCATTTTTATATTTGGTGTAATTGCCATTCTTGGACTTATTGCAAGCTTATTCTATTATCGAAAAAAAAAGAACCTATTTGTAATTGATTATCTATTATATGGAGCAAGTGGATTACTTGGGTGGATCATTATTTTTCTTTGGTTCTTCACCGATCATCAGGCTACCGGACCCAATTTAAATATCTTATGGGCAATACCTATACACTTTCCTTTAACATTAATTTTTCTTGCCCGAAAAAGCATCTACTCTTATTATTACTTTTTAATAATGTCAATTTTACTTTTAATTGTTATAGGATGCTGGTATTTTATTCCTCAATCATTACCAAATGCAATTCTTCCATTTGTAGTTCTACTGTTAATAAGATCCTTATACATAAGTAAAAAACTGAAAATTAAGTTAGCCAAATGA
- a CDS encoding acyl-ACP thioesterase domain-containing protein, with protein sequence MNTDINTSKYSQTFRIGSFDTDFSGKVKMTSICNYLQEIAGMHAEALNWGIDDLRKQNLSWVLSRLKIKVFNYPKCKDVLKIETWPTGIEGLFGNREFKIFNEKGELMMIASSCWLIINFKTKRPVRPHNIIGDSYFENEKLFKNSLQKIKALSLGEAQESVKVHYSDIDINQHVNNVKYIKWIIDSCPMEFLHKKEIDELEINFLHEVKFAEILTILMQSNANNELQFAIKKQDSNIENCRAILKWK encoded by the coding sequence ATGAATACTGATATCAATACATCAAAATACTCTCAAACCTTTAGAATAGGATCCTTTGATACCGACTTTAGTGGTAAGGTTAAAATGACCTCTATTTGTAACTACCTTCAGGAAATTGCGGGCATGCATGCCGAAGCTTTAAACTGGGGGATTGATGATCTAAGAAAGCAAAACCTTTCATGGGTTTTATCTCGGTTAAAAATAAAAGTATTTAATTACCCAAAATGCAAAGATGTTTTAAAAATAGAAACCTGGCCAACAGGCATAGAGGGGCTATTTGGCAACAGAGAATTTAAAATTTTTAATGAAAAAGGAGAACTAATGATGATTGCCAGTTCGTGTTGGTTAATTATCAATTTTAAAACAAAAAGACCTGTTCGTCCGCACAATATTATTGGCGATAGTTACTTCGAAAATGAAAAACTATTTAAAAATTCGCTACAAAAAATAAAAGCCTTAAGCCTTGGCGAGGCACAAGAATCTGTTAAAGTTCACTATAGTGATATTGACATTAATCAGCACGTAAATAATGTAAAATACATTAAATGGATAATTGATTCATGCCCTATGGAATTTCTTCACAAAAAAGAAATTGACGAATTAGAAATAAACTTTCTTCATGAAGTAAAATTCGCTGAGATATTAACAATACTTATGCAATCAAATGCAAATAACGAATTACAATTTGCCATTAAAAAGCAAGATAGTAATATCGAAAATTGCAGAGCCATTCTTAAATGGAAATAA
- the pyk gene encoding pyruvate kinase has product MKKRTKIIATISDKKCDVEFLTQLFEEGMNVVRLNTAHQTHADAQKVINNVREVSERIALLVDTKGPEIRTVDVKDGLYLKRGESIKIKGKTKELAADDCLLVSYEDFVKDIEVGKKILIDDGELELLVVDKNDQYLTVEAQNEGPIKNRKSVNVPGVSIKLPSLSKKDRLFIDFAIEQDLDFIAHSFVRHKEDVIEIQKILDKYDSKVKIIAKIENQEGVDNIDEILDHVYGVMVARGDLAIEIPAQKIPVIQRRIVRKCMERKKPVIIATQMLHSMISNPRPTRAEVSDIANAIYNRTDAIMLSGETAYGDYPVESVRCMKEVAIEVEKELYPDTRKNFVPSNQELTAILARSAVKSSQLLPVKAIVTDTLTGRTGRYLSAYRGTSPVYALCYSKRVMRELALSYGVEAGYRKLLASRDEYVKQSMFTLMKKNYFTGDDMVIIIGGSFGPSKGVSFMEISKVDQLTHKV; this is encoded by the coding sequence ATGAAGAAGCGCACAAAGATTATTGCCACCATCTCTGACAAGAAGTGTGATGTTGAGTTTCTTACACAACTTTTTGAGGAAGGAATGAATGTTGTGAGGTTAAACACAGCTCATCAAACACATGCCGATGCTCAAAAGGTAATTAATAATGTAAGAGAAGTATCAGAACGGATTGCATTGCTTGTAGACACCAAAGGTCCGGAGATTAGAACGGTGGATGTGAAGGATGGGCTTTACCTGAAAAGAGGGGAAAGCATAAAAATTAAAGGTAAAACTAAAGAGCTTGCAGCAGATGATTGTTTGTTGGTAAGCTATGAGGATTTTGTAAAAGATATCGAAGTTGGTAAAAAGATTTTGATTGATGATGGAGAGTTAGAGTTACTGGTTGTTGATAAAAATGATCAATACCTTACTGTTGAAGCACAAAACGAAGGACCAATTAAAAACCGAAAAAGTGTTAATGTTCCTGGAGTCTCAATAAAATTACCTTCTTTAAGTAAAAAGGATCGATTGTTTATTGATTTTGCAATAGAACAGGATCTTGATTTTATTGCTCACTCATTTGTTCGTCACAAAGAGGATGTAATTGAAATTCAAAAAATTCTTGACAAGTACGATTCGAAAGTAAAAATCATTGCTAAAATTGAAAATCAGGAAGGTGTTGATAATATTGATGAAATTTTAGACCATGTATATGGGGTAATGGTTGCCAGAGGTGATTTGGCAATTGAAATTCCTGCTCAAAAGATTCCTGTAATTCAGCGAAGAATTGTTCGAAAATGTATGGAGAGAAAGAAGCCTGTGATTATTGCTACGCAAATGCTTCATTCTATGATAAGTAATCCGAGACCAACTCGTGCCGAGGTTAGTGATATTGCAAATGCCATTTATAATCGAACAGATGCTATAATGCTTAGCGGTGAAACGGCTTATGGTGATTATCCAGTTGAGTCGGTTCGTTGTATGAAAGAAGTCGCTATCGAGGTTGAAAAAGAATTATATCCTGATACAAGAAAGAATTTTGTTCCAAGTAATCAGGAATTAACAGCTATATTGGCTCGTTCGGCTGTTAAATCGTCGCAATTATTGCCGGTAAAAGCTATTGTTACTGATACGTTAACTGGTAGAACTGGTCGCTATTTATCTGCTTACAGAGGTACTTCTCCAGTATATGCATTGTGCTATTCGAAAAGAGTTATGCGAGAATTGGCTCTTTCTTATGGAGTTGAAGCTGGTTACAGAAAGTTATTAGCCAGTAGAGATGAGTATGTAAAACAATCGATGTTTACTTTAATGAAGAAGAATTATTTTACCGGTGATGATATGGTGATTATTATTGGTGGTAGTTTTGGTCCTTCAAAAGGTGTTTCTTTTATGGAGATTAGTAAAGTTGATCAATTAACACATAAAGTTTAA
- the aroQ gene encoding type II 3-dehydroquinate dehydratase — MNFLIINGPNLNLLGVREKSIYGELSFESYFKDLKTKYHNINLEYYQSNIEGELINEIHRVGFKYDGIVLNAGAYTHTSIALADAIAAVNTPVIEVHISNVHKRESFRAKTMIGKDCMGTIAGFGLNSYRLAIEALLFCLDER, encoded by the coding sequence ATGAATTTTTTGATCATAAACGGCCCAAACTTAAATTTACTTGGAGTACGTGAAAAATCTATATATGGAGAACTTTCCTTTGAATCGTACTTTAAAGATTTAAAAACAAAATATCATAATATTAACCTAGAGTATTATCAATCAAATATTGAGGGAGAATTAATTAATGAAATTCATCGTGTAGGCTTTAAGTATGATGGAATTGTATTAAATGCAGGAGCTTATACTCATACTTCAATTGCGTTGGCAGATGCCATTGCTGCGGTTAATACACCAGTTATCGAAGTTCATATATCTAATGTTCACAAGCGTGAATCATTTAGGGCCAAAACTATGATAGGTAAGGATTGCATGGGAACAATTGCAGGATTCGGATTAAATTCATACCGATTGGCTATAGAAGCATTACTATTCTGTTTGGATGAAAGGTGA
- the xerD gene encoding site-specific tyrosine recombinase XerD translates to MNWTTTIENFKTYLTLEKSLSKNSVDAYINDITKLTTFLREKNIEVSPEEVVLQHLKDFVAWINDAGTSPRTQARVISGIKAFFKYLLLEEIIEKNPTALLEAPKIGRKLPDTLTTDEIDILVKAVDMNKSEGQRNRAILETLYSCGLRVSELIDLRVSNLHFRMGFIKIHGKGNKERLIPIGKKAKKEIKLYLKNYRGKLNIDKDSEDILFLNRRGRKLSRVMIFTIIKNLSKKVGLKKNVSPHTFRHSFASHLVEGGADLRAVQEMLGHESILTTEIYTHLDREYLKETIKNFHPRSKD, encoded by the coding sequence ATGAATTGGACAACAACAATTGAAAATTTTAAGACCTACTTGACTCTGGAGAAGTCTCTCTCGAAGAATTCAGTAGATGCTTATATTAATGACATCACTAAACTTACTACTTTCTTAAGAGAAAAAAATATTGAAGTTTCGCCTGAAGAAGTAGTACTTCAACACCTAAAAGATTTCGTTGCATGGATTAATGACGCTGGAACAAGTCCTCGTACTCAAGCACGTGTAATTTCAGGAATAAAAGCATTCTTTAAGTATTTATTACTCGAAGAAATTATAGAAAAAAATCCTACAGCTTTATTAGAAGCTCCAAAAATTGGACGTAAGCTTCCAGACACTTTAACTACCGATGAAATTGACATTCTGGTTAAAGCTGTAGATATGAACAAATCGGAAGGACAAAGAAACAGAGCTATTCTTGAAACTTTATACTCTTGTGGACTAAGAGTATCTGAATTGATCGATTTGCGAGTTTCGAATCTTCATTTTCGCATGGGCTTTATTAAAATTCATGGTAAAGGAAACAAAGAACGTTTAATTCCAATTGGAAAAAAAGCTAAAAAGGAAATCAAATTATATCTTAAAAACTATCGTGGTAAATTAAATATAGATAAAGACAGTGAAGATATTCTTTTCTTGAACAGAAGAGGAAGAAAATTGTCTCGTGTAATGATTTTTACGATTATTAAAAACCTTTCGAAAAAAGTAGGTTTAAAGAAAAATGTTTCTCCTCATACTTTCCGTCACTCATTTGCTTCTCATCTTGTTGAAGGTGGTGCTGATTTAAGAGCTGTTCAGGAAATGTTAGGTCATGAATCTATTCTTACAACTGAAATTTACACTCATTTAGATCGCGAGTATTTGAAAGAAACTATTAAGAACTTTCATCCAAGATCTAAAGACTAA
- a CDS encoding phosphoenolpyruvate carboxykinase (ATP) — protein sequence MNVIETSMIEKLKKSLKKHSNIQENLPREVLISQAVKNKDAVLTPNGTLATWTPACSTGRSPKDTYIVKNPESDFNIDWSSPNNIGMNEQTFTMIFEDALEVIANKETIYVTDRVIGADSKYALPVKTICDNTLSQVFVDNMFRPIPKDIKNSVFADDEFHLIALPKDKLNKERYKGLVRDLPNGDTSDICVVVDFDKKIGIVFGSAYMGSIKKLMFTVMNYYLPFKGVLPLHCSANEGKNGDSALLLGLSGTGKTTLSADPHRALLGDDEHGWSDNGIFNFENGCYAKMIDIKHENEPEIYEAVMHKAEYTKHGAILENAMMYPDGEIDFFDDRYTPNSRASYPLTFLKNIKESSTSGNPTTILFLTADAYGVLPPISKLSKEQAMLWFLMGYTSKLAGTETGVTEPQATFSRFFGQPFMPCNPSIYAEMLGDKMDKHNTNVFLINTGWSGGSYGTGSRIKLKYTRAMVDAALNGKLNNGEFIKDDLFHLHIPKTCENVPNEMLNPINTWEDAEKYRKTALKLAKQFSDNFDKAYGEQDIQAEIIMQCPGK from the coding sequence ATGAACGTTATTGAAACGAGTATGATTGAAAAGTTAAAAAAATCATTAAAAAAACATTCTAACATTCAAGAGAATCTTCCTAGAGAAGTTCTCATTTCTCAAGCTGTAAAAAACAAAGATGCAGTATTAACCCCAAATGGAACATTAGCAACATGGACTCCAGCTTGTTCAACAGGAAGAAGCCCTAAGGATACATACATTGTAAAAAACCCGGAAAGTGATTTTAATATCGATTGGTCGTCTCCAAATAATATCGGTATGAATGAGCAAACCTTTACAATGATTTTTGAAGATGCCTTAGAAGTTATTGCAAACAAAGAAACCATTTATGTTACCGATAGAGTTATTGGCGCTGACTCTAAATATGCACTCCCTGTAAAAACAATTTGTGACAATACCTTAAGTCAGGTTTTTGTTGACAATATGTTTAGACCAATACCAAAAGATATTAAAAATTCTGTTTTTGCAGATGATGAATTTCATTTAATTGCCTTACCGAAAGATAAGCTTAATAAAGAGCGTTACAAAGGTTTAGTTCGTGATTTACCAAATGGAGATACCTCGGATATATGCGTAGTAGTTGATTTCGACAAAAAGATAGGAATTGTATTTGGTTCTGCCTACATGGGGTCAATTAAAAAACTCATGTTTACCGTTATGAATTACTATTTGCCATTTAAAGGTGTTTTACCTTTACATTGTTCGGCAAACGAAGGTAAAAATGGCGACTCTGCTCTTTTATTAGGTTTATCGGGAACAGGAAAAACAACATTGTCTGCAGACCCACACAGAGCCCTATTAGGCGACGATGAACATGGCTGGAGCGATAACGGTATATTTAACTTTGAAAACGGCTGCTATGCTAAAATGATTGATATTAAGCATGAAAATGAACCAGAAATTTATGAAGCTGTAATGCACAAAGCAGAATACACCAAGCATGGTGCTATTCTAGAGAATGCAATGATGTATCCTGATGGAGAAATTGATTTTTTTGATGACAGATATACTCCAAACTCAAGAGCAAGTTACCCCCTTACATTTTTAAAAAATATAAAAGAAAGTTCTACTTCAGGTAATCCTACTACAATTTTATTTCTTACTGCCGATGCATACGGAGTATTACCTCCAATATCGAAACTTAGCAAAGAGCAGGCTATGCTATGGTTCCTTATGGGATATACATCGAAATTAGCCGGAACAGAAACAGGAGTTACCGAACCTCAAGCTACATTCTCTCGTTTCTTTGGACAGCCATTTATGCCATGTAACCCTAGTATTTATGCCGAAATGCTAGGCGATAAAATGGATAAGCATAATACAAATGTATTCCTTATTAATACCGGATGGAGCGGTGGATCTTATGGAACTGGATCAAGAATTAAACTTAAATACACCAGAGCTATGGTTGATGCAGCTCTTAATGGTAAATTAAACAATGGTGAATTTATTAAAGATGATTTATTTCATTTACACATTCCTAAAACTTGTGAAAATGTTCCCAACGAAATGCTAAACCCAATTAACACATGGGAAGATGCCGAAAAATACAGAAAAACGGCATTAAAATTAGCTAAACAATTTTCCGATAATTTTGATAAAGCTTACGGAGAACAAGACATACAAGCCGAAATTATTATGCAATGTCCTGGTAAATAG
- a CDS encoding NRDE family protein, which produces MCTLTYIPLDKHNYLFTTNRDEKPAREAGLPVNNLVNGARVLYPEDKQEKGTWILCTAKYSMCLLNGAFKKHENKPPYKKSRGIVMLEYLNYSSTLDFILNYNFDRIEPFTIIIVRLDLELKLEELRWDGSNFSYRNLNPQKPEIWSSCVLFDDEQQKLRQTKFSNWCNENDFSQESVLKFHKRIGIDDLNELTLLNQENIVQTLSITQIRKVDKKLTMYYENFLKDEITEVVLK; this is translated from the coding sequence ATGTGTACTTTAACCTATATACCATTAGACAAGCATAACTATTTATTTACTACAAATAGAGACGAAAAGCCTGCTCGGGAGGCTGGTTTGCCTGTAAATAATTTAGTAAATGGTGCGAGAGTTTTATATCCGGAAGATAAACAAGAAAAAGGAACCTGGATTTTGTGTACTGCTAAATATTCTATGTGTCTTTTAAATGGGGCTTTTAAGAAACATGAAAATAAACCGCCATATAAAAAGAGTCGGGGAATAGTAATGTTAGAGTATTTAAATTATTCTTCAACTTTAGATTTTATATTGAATTATAATTTTGATAGAATCGAGCCATTTACAATCATAATTGTTCGATTGGATTTGGAGCTTAAGCTGGAAGAATTGCGTTGGGATGGCTCTAATTTTTCCTATAGGAATTTAAATCCTCAAAAACCTGAAATATGGTCTTCCTGTGTATTATTCGATGATGAACAGCAGAAATTGCGACAAACTAAGTTTAGTAATTGGTGTAATGAAAATGATTTTTCGCAGGAATCAGTATTAAAATTTCATAAACGCATAGGAATTGATGATTTAAATGAGCTTACACTACTAAATCAGGAAAATATAGTGCAAACACTAAGTATAACACAAATTCGAAAAGTAGATAAAAAATTAACAATGTATTATGAAAATTTTTTGAAGGATGAAATAACAGAAGTTGTTTTAAAATAA
- the msrA gene encoding peptide-methionine (S)-S-oxide reductase MsrA — MNKLIIIFCLFFSGFTSTTNKENYNMDKKETSNMKTATFGAGCFWCVEALFQELKGVEKVVSGYMGGKTKNPSYKEICSGETGHAEVCQISYDSDIISFDELLEVFWKTHNPTTLNRQGADRGTQYRSVIFYHSDRQKQLAEAYKKELDKSGAWDNPIVTEITKQSQFYAAENYHQDYFQNNSNQTYCKFVIQPKMEKFKQVFKDKIR, encoded by the coding sequence ATGAATAAATTAATAATAATATTTTGCCTGTTTTTTTCTGGTTTTACCAGTACCACCAATAAAGAAAATTATAATATGGATAAAAAAGAAACAAGTAATATGAAAACAGCAACATTTGGAGCTGGATGCTTTTGGTGCGTTGAAGCATTATTTCAGGAATTAAAAGGAGTAGAAAAAGTAGTATCGGGATATATGGGAGGAAAAACAAAAAACCCTAGTTATAAAGAAATTTGCAGCGGCGAAACCGGCCATGCCGAAGTTTGTCAAATAAGCTACGATTCCGATATTATTAGTTTCGATGAATTGCTTGAAGTATTTTGGAAAACACATAATCCAACAACTTTAAATCGTCAGGGTGCCGATAGGGGAACACAATACAGGTCTGTTATCTTCTATCATTCCGATCGACAAAAACAACTCGCCGAAGCCTATAAAAAAGAATTGGATAAATCTGGCGCATGGGATAATCCAATTGTTACTGAAATTACAAAACAATCTCAATTCTATGCTGCCGAAAATTACCATCAGGATTATTTTCAAAACAACTCAAATCAAACATATTGTAAATTTGTAATTCAACCTAAAATGGAAAAATTTAAACAGGTTTTTAAAGATAAAATAAGATAA
- a CDS encoding AMP-binding protein, whose protein sequence is MNRELTINGIHYNREELSIYCDNIISNSTNEWECDYCRFIQEWMNNSDFVHAKTSGSTGLPKKIILSKQKMINSARLTGEFFEFAKGQTALFCLSTNFIAGKMMLVRAFEWQLNLIPVAPNGHPLKYVSRNIDFAAMIPLQVKNSLSENSGLEHIKNLLIGGGAVDNHLEDSLQLLKTHCFVGYGMTETVSHVALRSLNGPNKSASYYAMGNAEFSTDNRGCLCINSPLIVEQKLLTNDMVELINKKEFKWLGRFDNVINSGGIKLFPEQIEAKLQDLIEEPFFLTGVPDNHLGEKLILLIESPTAEAKKKEELARQIKSLFDKFEQAREIFYIPKFKRTLTGKIQREATLLASRFSR, encoded by the coding sequence ATGAACAGGGAACTTACTATTAATGGGATACATTACAACAGGGAAGAACTGAGTATCTATTGTGACAATATAATTTCTAATTCGACTAATGAATGGGAATGTGATTATTGCAGGTTTATTCAGGAGTGGATGAATAATTCAGATTTTGTTCATGCTAAAACATCTGGGTCCACAGGTCTGCCAAAGAAAATAATCCTTTCCAAACAAAAAATGATAAATTCGGCTCGTTTAACGGGCGAATTTTTTGAATTTGCTAAAGGACAAACTGCATTATTTTGTTTATCGACAAATTTTATTGCCGGAAAAATGATGCTGGTGCGAGCTTTCGAATGGCAGTTGAATCTTATTCCTGTTGCACCTAATGGACATCCGCTAAAATATGTGAGTCGAAATATCGATTTTGCAGCTATGATTCCTTTACAGGTGAAAAATTCTTTATCCGAAAACTCAGGATTAGAGCATATAAAAAACCTGTTAATTGGTGGCGGAGCTGTTGATAATCATCTTGAAGATAGTTTACAGCTTTTAAAAACTCACTGTTTTGTGGGATATGGTATGACTGAAACGGTTTCGCATGTAGCTCTCCGAAGTTTGAATGGACCTAATAAATCTGCTTCATATTATGCAATGGGTAATGCCGAATTTTCAACTGATAATCGTGGTTGTTTGTGTATAAATTCACCTTTAATAGTAGAACAAAAATTGCTTACCAACGATATGGTTGAGCTTATTAATAAGAAAGAATTTAAGTGGTTAGGACGCTTCGATAATGTAATTAATTCGGGAGGAATAAAATTATTTCCCGAGCAGATTGAGGCAAAATTGCAGGATTTAATAGAAGAACCTTTTTTTCTTACAGGTGTACCTGATAATCATTTAGGCGAAAAATTAATTTTGCTAATAGAGAGTCCTACTGCTGAGGCTAAGAAAAAAGAAGAATTGGCCAGACAAATAAAAAGCCTGTTCGATAAATTCGAACAGGCTCGGGAAATATTTTATATTCCAAAGTTCAAAAGAACATTAACAGGAAAAATTCAGCGTGAAGCAACTTTATTGGCATCAAGATTTTCAAGATAA
- a CDS encoding o-succinylbenzoate synthase, with translation MLKADYIHYPLTFKRPSGTSRGILTQKDSWFIQIWDDRNPEVKGIGECSIIKGLSPDDRKGYVDKLKEVCNQIDDFWYYLEEGLKEWPSIYFGLETAFLDFKSAGSKILFPSNFTNSNAQIPINGLVWMGDSLFMKEQIQSKLENGFDCIKMKIGAISFEEELQLLESIRNNFSADKVELRVDANGAFSPESAMEKLNALAQFDLHSIEQPIKNGQIKEMAALCAKTPLPIALDEELIGIYNFQDKANLLDQINPQYIILKPSLLGGIKGSKEWIDLAEERKIPWWITSALESNVGLNAIAQWTYTLKNTMPQGLGTGQIYSNNIVSPLFMDKGFLAYNKSLRWEKI, from the coding sequence ATGCTTAAAGCAGATTACATTCATTATCCACTTACTTTTAAACGTCCAAGTGGCACCTCTCGGGGAATATTAACACAAAAAGATTCATGGTTTATTCAAATTTGGGATGATAGAAATCCTGAGGTTAAAGGAATAGGAGAATGTTCCATTATTAAAGGTTTAAGTCCCGACGATAGAAAAGGATATGTCGATAAACTTAAAGAAGTATGTAATCAGATTGATGATTTTTGGTATTATTTAGAAGAAGGCCTAAAGGAATGGCCTTCGATTTATTTTGGTTTAGAAACTGCATTTTTGGATTTTAAATCGGCGGGAAGCAAAATATTGTTTCCATCTAATTTTACCAATAGCAATGCACAAATTCCAATAAATGGCTTGGTTTGGATGGGCGATTCATTATTTATGAAAGAACAAATTCAAAGTAAGTTAGAAAATGGATTCGATTGTATAAAAATGAAAATTGGGGCAATTAGTTTTGAAGAGGAACTACAGCTCCTTGAAAGTATCCGCAACAATTTTAGTGCCGATAAAGTTGAATTGCGGGTCGATGCCAATGGGGCTTTTTCTCCAGAGTCGGCAATGGAAAAACTAAATGCACTGGCACAATTCGATTTGCATTCAATAGAGCAACCAATAAAGAATGGGCAAATTAAAGAAATGGCCGCATTATGTGCAAAAACTCCTTTGCCAATTGCTTTAGATGAGGAATTAATTGGTATATATAATTTTCAGGATAAGGCGAATTTATTAGATCAAATAAATCCTCAGTATATTATTTTAAAACCCAGCTTATTGGGAGGAATAAAAGGAAGTAAGGAGTGGATTGATTTGGCTGAGGAAAGAAAAATTCCCTGGTGGATTACCTCGGCACTTGAGTCTAATGTTGGCTTAAATGCAATTGCTCAATGGACTTATACGCTGAAAAACACAATGCCTCAAGGCTTGGGAACAGGGCAAATTTATTCTAATAATATTGTATCACCATTGTTTATGGATAAAGGTTTTTTAGCTTACAATAAAAGTTTAAGGTGGGAGAAAATCTGA